A genomic stretch from Candidatus Vicinibacter proximus includes:
- a CDS encoding HYR domain-containing protein, translated as MKKLLPLFLTYLAFIANMILFDPEIHAQARWWPKFSLFKIHACTNPPKITCPPAFVACPGASTLPNNTGFAIGEPGGPGCNQPIVTYSDMIVSQGPCAGAIEINRVWTATDPQDPLLNSSCMQSIVLSDSVAPAIINCPPDITVAAQQNCKANVSWNPPSVTDNCGKLFLTVSHISGDVFPLGTTKVTYTAEDLCANVTYCSFNITVSGNCCKIAPTITCPPAFLGCPKDSIFPDQAGTPRVTAGSPECAIPVLFYKDSVLSTGPCEGALKLVRTWTARDPFDTSLVAHCKQNIELIDKGLPSLNNCPTDVTVSPGVDCKAMVNWNPPVASDLCGIKSLVATHPPGSLFPEGNTKVEYVATDHCGNTVSCSFSITVTTCCQVSPIITCPSDYKACPGTSTDPMVSGFATATKGQAGCADPIVSYADSISPGKCPGTKRIIRIWTATDPNNALLKSNCVQLVELKDDSPPSFTSCPSNLTVYTNTTDCKATVNWNFPTATDDCAGAVTPVGSHTSGSVFPIGITKVTYTATDGCGNAAEHSFTITVLSNCCNKPPVINCPPNYLGCPVLQCGPNVSGEAKASPSDPSCGTPILSYRDSLLNIYSACPNAKKFIRIWKATDPNDPKLFNECHQLIELNDRTPPVWNSCPPNITVDAWGACEITVNWTPPTATDNCGGFVQITSNYVPGQKFTAGIHHVVYTARDACGNYVNHSFTITVLGAGLKITCPADIVVDRIDPNLPGAYVNWNHPTVQSCGSCKDSLSGFIYMGTYNGSKYFCSRKPASWTEAKRICELNGGMLAVMNSPAENNYVASKLMGATAYIGLHDRNVEGFFEWVDNSPLSFTNWYPGQPNNANGDQDYGELLPDGTWNDQYTDCLREFICEVPCYEVKQIAGPPCGSLFPCGTTKVTYVATQGAYHDTCSFNVTVKCNNTGNYCESRGQWSNYTWIQKVSLGNLNNNSGNNGGYAYFPSLCTTYNWGKTYSLCLTPGFGGPTYQVYWKVWIDYNADGDFYDTDELVAYGTGTGVLCGNITIPGNCNCPTRSTRMRVSMAYGGYPSNPCCTFSYGEVEDYCVIIQPQTLVGNPTSNLKSSTAAEQLKCVENCLDVLNERSIGSGADLGEITLEPKNDLLIYPNPAREELQIKTTGHANGQINVFDARGRLVFSTACTGQQQIIDVRNWSEGYYLLSLDQTNGTKMLRKFAVIK; from the coding sequence ATGAAAAAACTACTCCCCTTGTTTTTAACGTATTTGGCATTCATTGCCAATATGATCTTGTTTGATCCGGAAATCCATGCCCAGGCTCGTTGGTGGCCAAAATTTTCCCTTTTCAAAATTCACGCCTGCACCAACCCTCCAAAAATTACCTGTCCTCCTGCTTTTGTTGCGTGCCCGGGAGCTTCTACTTTACCGAATAATACAGGTTTTGCAATTGGTGAACCCGGTGGGCCAGGATGCAATCAACCTATTGTCACCTATTCTGACATGATTGTTTCTCAAGGCCCCTGTGCCGGAGCCATCGAAATCAACAGGGTTTGGACTGCTACAGATCCTCAGGATCCATTGTTGAATTCTTCCTGCATGCAATCGATTGTTTTATCTGATTCCGTGGCACCTGCAATTATCAATTGTCCTCCGGATATTACCGTTGCAGCCCAACAAAATTGCAAAGCCAACGTGTCCTGGAATCCGCCCAGCGTAACAGACAATTGCGGCAAGTTATTTTTAACCGTAAGCCATATTTCAGGGGATGTTTTTCCATTAGGGACTACAAAGGTTACTTATACAGCAGAAGATCTTTGTGCGAATGTTACCTATTGTTCATTCAACATCACCGTCAGTGGCAATTGTTGTAAAATAGCCCCGACTATAACTTGTCCACCTGCATTCTTAGGTTGTCCGAAGGATAGTATTTTTCCGGATCAAGCAGGTACTCCAAGGGTCACTGCCGGAAGCCCTGAATGCGCCATCCCCGTCCTTTTTTACAAAGATTCAGTTTTGTCGACAGGACCTTGTGAAGGAGCCTTAAAACTGGTACGCACCTGGACCGCGAGAGATCCTTTTGATACCTCGTTGGTGGCACACTGTAAACAAAACATTGAACTTATTGATAAAGGTCTCCCATCACTCAACAATTGCCCGACGGATGTAACTGTCAGTCCGGGAGTTGATTGCAAGGCCATGGTCAACTGGAATCCACCGGTAGCTTCCGATCTGTGTGGTATCAAATCTTTGGTTGCCACCCATCCCCCGGGGAGCCTTTTTCCGGAGGGCAATACCAAAGTTGAATATGTAGCTACCGATCATTGTGGAAATACTGTCAGCTGTTCATTCAGCATTACGGTGACCACCTGTTGTCAGGTTTCACCCATTATAACCTGTCCATCAGATTATAAAGCTTGTCCGGGAACTTCTACCGACCCAATGGTCAGTGGATTTGCAACCGCTACAAAAGGCCAAGCAGGCTGCGCTGATCCCATCGTGAGCTACGCTGATTCCATCAGTCCGGGGAAATGTCCCGGTACCAAAAGAATTATCCGAATTTGGACTGCCACCGATCCGAATAATGCATTGTTAAAATCCAACTGTGTGCAATTGGTTGAACTCAAGGATGACAGCCCACCTAGTTTTACCAGTTGTCCGTCCAATCTGACCGTTTATACCAATACTACCGATTGCAAAGCTACTGTCAACTGGAACTTTCCAACCGCAACTGACGATTGTGCCGGAGCAGTGACTCCTGTAGGTAGTCATACTTCAGGAAGTGTTTTCCCAATTGGTATAACCAAAGTGACTTATACTGCAACAGATGGTTGTGGAAATGCGGCCGAACATAGTTTTACCATTACTGTTCTAAGCAATTGTTGCAATAAACCACCGGTCATTAATTGCCCACCAAATTACCTGGGATGCCCTGTGCTACAATGTGGACCTAATGTTTCCGGAGAGGCTAAAGCTAGCCCGTCTGATCCGTCCTGTGGAACACCAATCCTTAGTTATCGCGATTCTTTACTAAATATTTATTCAGCATGTCCGAATGCCAAAAAATTTATCCGAATCTGGAAAGCTACCGATCCAAATGATCCAAAACTTTTCAATGAGTGTCACCAGTTAATAGAACTAAATGACCGTACTCCACCTGTATGGAATTCATGTCCGCCCAATATAACAGTGGATGCCTGGGGAGCTTGTGAAATTACAGTCAACTGGACGCCACCAACTGCCACCGACAATTGTGGAGGTTTTGTACAGATTACTTCCAATTATGTCCCCGGTCAAAAGTTCACCGCCGGTATTCACCACGTGGTTTACACGGCCAGGGATGCCTGTGGAAATTACGTCAATCATTCCTTTACGATCACCGTATTGGGTGCAGGATTAAAAATTACCTGCCCGGCAGACATCGTGGTAGATCGAATTGATCCAAATTTGCCCGGAGCGTATGTAAATTGGAACCATCCAACTGTTCAGTCCTGTGGATCCTGCAAAGACTCCCTTTCCGGTTTTATCTATATGGGTACCTATAATGGAAGCAAATACTTTTGCTCCAGAAAACCAGCAAGCTGGACGGAGGCAAAACGCATTTGTGAACTGAATGGAGGTATGTTGGCTGTGATGAACAGCCCTGCTGAAAATAACTATGTTGCCAGCAAACTCATGGGTGCAACTGCCTATATAGGCTTACACGATCGCAATGTGGAGGGCTTTTTCGAATGGGTGGACAACAGCCCGCTCAGTTTTACAAACTGGTATCCAGGTCAGCCAAATAATGCCAATGGCGATCAGGATTATGGAGAACTACTGCCGGATGGAACCTGGAATGATCAGTATACGGACTGCCTGCGTGAGTTTATTTGTGAAGTGCCATGTTATGAAGTTAAACAAATTGCCGGACCTCCTTGTGGATCTCTTTTCCCTTGTGGTACAACTAAGGTTACCTATGTTGCGACTCAGGGTGCCTATCATGACACCTGTAGTTTTAACGTAACTGTAAAATGCAATAACACCGGAAATTATTGCGAATCCAGAGGTCAGTGGAGCAATTACACCTGGATCCAGAAAGTCAGCCTGGGCAATCTTAACAATAACTCAGGAAATAATGGTGGTTATGCTTATTTCCCAAGTCTTTGTACTACTTATAATTGGGGAAAGACGTATAGTTTATGTCTTACGCCGGGATTCGGAGGACCAACATACCAGGTTTATTGGAAAGTATGGATAGATTATAATGCAGATGGCGATTTTTATGATACCGACGAACTGGTAGCTTATGGAACCGGTACAGGAGTTTTGTGTGGAAATATAACCATACCCGGTAATTGTAACTGTCCTACGCGCAGCACAAGAATGAGGGTTTCGATGGCGTATGGTGGTTATCCATCCAATCCATGCTGTACTTTCAGCTATGGAGAAGTGGAGGATTATTGTGTAATTATTCAACCACAAACACTGGTTGGAAATCCCACATCTAATCTCAAATCATCCACTGCTGCTGAACAACTCAAATGTGTAGAAAACTGTTTGGACGTGCTGAATGAAAGATCCATTGGTTCAGGAGCTGATCTGGGAGAGATCACTTTAGAACCCAAAAATGATTTGTTGATTTACCCTAACCCAGCCAGGGAGGAATTACAAATTAAAACAACTGGCCATGCAAACGGGCAGATCAATGTATTTGATGCTAGAGGCAGATTGGTTTTCTCGACCGCCTGTACAGGTCAACAACAAATCATTGATGTCCGAAATTGGTCAGAAGGATACTACTTATTAAGTTTGGACCAAACAAATGGAACTAAAATGTTGCGAAAATTCGCGGTGATCAAATAA
- a CDS encoding isoaspartyl peptidase/L-asparaginase encodes MLKHSLALHGGAGTILRSDMSPEKESQYLMALEEALESGFEILHKGGSALDAVEKSVSILEDCPLFNAGRGSVFTFDGKHEMDASIMDGCNLDGGAVAMLRNVKNPIHLARLVMDQSSHVFLAGEGAEEFAKSHQVEFQPTEYFYDEFRYQQWLSVKGSEEIMLDHISVKEHKFGTVGAVARDRHGNLAAATSTGGMTNKKFGRIGDTPMLGAGTYADNSSCAISCTGSGEYFIRINAAFHVHALMKYQRLSLHDACEKVVQDILPSIGGDGGLIGVDHSGNVCLSFNTEGMYRALKDSDGNKEVLIYT; translated from the coding sequence ATGCTTAAACATTCCCTTGCTTTACACGGCGGAGCCGGAACCATCCTGCGATCAGATATGTCTCCGGAAAAGGAAAGTCAGTATTTAATGGCTTTGGAAGAAGCACTCGAATCCGGATTCGAAATTCTTCACAAGGGAGGCTCTGCACTGGATGCAGTAGAGAAGTCAGTCAGCATTCTTGAGGATTGTCCACTGTTTAATGCCGGTCGTGGATCCGTTTTTACTTTTGATGGGAAGCATGAAATGGATGCTTCCATCATGGATGGTTGTAATCTCGATGGAGGTGCGGTGGCGATGCTCCGAAATGTAAAGAATCCCATTCATCTGGCACGACTGGTCATGGATCAAAGCAGCCATGTTTTTCTTGCAGGAGAAGGTGCCGAAGAATTTGCCAAATCACATCAGGTGGAATTTCAGCCTACAGAATACTTTTACGATGAGTTTCGATATCAACAATGGTTGTCCGTAAAAGGGAGTGAAGAAATTATGCTTGACCACATTTCCGTTAAAGAGCATAAGTTTGGTACAGTAGGGGCTGTAGCCCGTGACCGCCATGGAAATCTTGCCGCTGCAACTTCGACAGGAGGAATGACCAATAAAAAGTTTGGACGCATTGGAGATACCCCTATGCTCGGTGCAGGCACTTATGCAGATAATTCTTCCTGTGCCATCTCTTGCACCGGATCAGGAGAATATTTTATTCGCATCAATGCAGCATTTCATGTACATGCCCTGATGAAATATCAACGCCTTAGCCTTCATGATGCTTGTGAAAAAGTTGTTCAGGATATCCTTCCTTCGATTGGTGGAGACGGTGGCCTTATAGGAGTAGACCATTCAGGTAATGTATGTCTTAGTTTCAATACGGAGGGTATGTACAGGGCGTTAAAAGATTCGGACGGAAATAAAGAAGTGCTTATTTACACTTAA
- a CDS encoding DUF1801 domain-containing protein, with protein MNTEIKTVEEYIAGFPEEVKEKLEKIRKIIKDQAPGAVENISYGMPAYKINKKPLIYFAGFKHHIGLYATPSGHDAFKQQLSAYKQGKGSVQFPLDGPIPYDLIKKIVAFRVKENNQLK; from the coding sequence ATGAATACTGAAATAAAAACGGTTGAAGAATATATAGCAGGTTTTCCGGAAGAAGTAAAAGAGAAATTGGAAAAGATCAGAAAGATCATTAAAGACCAGGCACCGGGTGCCGTAGAAAATATTTCTTATGGCATGCCGGCCTACAAGATCAACAAAAAACCATTGATTTATTTTGCCGGATTCAAGCATCATATTGGATTGTATGCGACCCCTTCCGGGCATGATGCATTCAAGCAACAATTAAGTGCATATAAACAAGGGAAAGGTTCGGTCCAGTTTCCACTGGACGGTCCAATCCCATATGACTTAATCAAGAAAATTGTTGCATTCAGGGTGAAAGAAAACAATCAACTGAAATAG
- a CDS encoding VOC family protein has translation MLTDIHPKLPMRNKAITREFYLNKLKFQEFGDADYEGYLMVQRDRIQIHFFEFRELDPNINYGQIYIRTDDIQKLYQSLMDNKVNIHPQGSLQKKPWGQQEFSVLDPDHNLITFGQSI, from the coding sequence ATGCTCACAGACATCCATCCCAAATTACCCATGCGCAATAAAGCTATAACAAGGGAGTTTTACTTAAACAAACTGAAATTCCAGGAATTTGGAGATGCGGATTATGAGGGTTACCTGATGGTGCAGAGAGATAGAATTCAAATTCACTTTTTTGAGTTTAGGGAACTTGACCCCAATATTAATTATGGCCAAATTTACATTAGGACAGATGACATTCAAAAACTATATCAATCATTGATGGACAACAAAGTGAACATTCATCCACAAGGATCTTTGCAAAAGAAGCCTTGGGGTCAACAAGAATTTTCCGTACTCGATCCCGACCACAATTTAATTACCTTCGGGCAAAGTATTTGA
- a CDS encoding anti-sigma factor: MKELLDIKKYIESGILEEYALGLTSQEQNIEILENLKKYPELSKELSQIEDSLEAYSNLYAKPISPDLKSKILENIFSEKNNIPTQNFWKNKFPYLFFITSFAVLCIWLYNLNRNLRNQLNQSIKRNSELIRQANQDSLAILDCNNQLNYFKNSNLQRIILKGMPKSPESIAMVYYDSVSQKSILDIISLPKPSPEKQYQLWAIVSGKPVDLGVLDLNEKTRMMEIKFVDKPQAFAITLEPKGGLPAPTMDQLFVLGQI; the protein is encoded by the coding sequence GTGAAAGAATTACTCGACATAAAAAAGTATATTGAATCAGGAATACTGGAAGAGTATGCCTTGGGCCTTACAAGTCAAGAGCAAAATATTGAAATATTAGAAAATTTAAAAAAGTATCCAGAACTTTCAAAAGAATTATCTCAAATAGAAGATTCTTTGGAAGCTTATTCTAATTTGTATGCTAAACCAATTTCTCCGGATCTTAAATCTAAAATATTAGAGAACATTTTTTCTGAAAAAAACAATATTCCTACACAAAATTTCTGGAAGAATAAATTTCCTTATCTTTTTTTTATAACAAGTTTTGCCGTATTGTGTATATGGTTGTACAATCTAAATCGAAACCTGCGAAATCAATTGAATCAAAGTATAAAAAGAAATAGTGAATTAATACGCCAAGCCAATCAAGATAGTCTAGCCATACTGGATTGCAATAATCAACTTAACTATTTTAAAAATTCGAATCTTCAACGAATTATTTTAAAGGGGATGCCAAAATCTCCAGAATCAATTGCTATGGTATATTATGATAGCGTCTCACAGAAATCGATATTAGATATTATTTCTCTTCCTAAACCTAGTCCGGAAAAACAGTACCAATTATGGGCCATCGTTTCAGGGAAGCCAGTGGATCTTGGTGTTTTAGATTTAAATGAAAAAACGAGAATGATGGAAATCAAATTTGTTGATAAGCCCCAAGCTTTTGCCATTACTCTAGAACCTAAAGGAGGACTTCCTGCGCCTACTATGGATCAGTTGTTCGTATTGGGGCAGATCTGA
- a CDS encoding sigma-70 family RNA polymerase sigma factor, with product MKDQKEAVLNQFMELREAHPKQALKLLMDTYGDAMNGIVGKILIREDLVEDALQIGFTKIWKNLQEYSPEKSSLFTWLLSIFRNTAIDILRKENNRKIQAIDSSVYDSINFSVQPNIGDSGLMQKINSLDTKYKDLIELIYLQGYTQQEVSDEFKIPLGTIKTRISTAIKLLRNALNLLIIFIIAR from the coding sequence ATGAAAGACCAAAAAGAAGCCGTACTTAATCAGTTCATGGAGCTTCGGGAAGCCCATCCCAAACAAGCTCTCAAATTGTTAATGGACACTTATGGTGATGCTATGAATGGTATCGTGGGTAAGATTTTGATTCGGGAAGATCTAGTAGAAGATGCATTACAAATTGGATTTACCAAAATTTGGAAAAATTTGCAGGAGTACAGCCCCGAGAAAAGCTCCCTTTTCACCTGGCTCCTGAGCATATTTAGAAATACGGCCATTGACATTTTACGAAAAGAAAATAACCGTAAAATCCAAGCGATCGATTCAAGCGTATATGATAGTATAAACTTTAGCGTTCAACCAAATATCGGTGATAGTGGTTTGATGCAAAAGATAAACTCATTGGATACGAAATACAAAGATTTGATTGAACTAATATATCTACAAGGTTATACCCAACAAGAAGTTTCTGACGAATTTAAAATTCCATTAGGTACTATAAAAACAAGGATAAGTACCGCTATTAAATTATTAAGAAATGCGCTTAATCTTTTAATTATATTTATTATAGCTCGTTAA